The Magnolia sinica isolate HGM2019 chromosome 9, MsV1, whole genome shotgun sequence genome contains a region encoding:
- the LOC131256541 gene encoding aspartyl protease family protein At5g10770-like, with amino-acid sequence MGTYTYFFLAFLLFTLLCNFSVILGAKANNHGLLMVRPQPLPTEACSSKEYKGRGLKIVDSYGPCSPFDGERVTPIQILQQDEYRVNWLQSQLTHNSSRLDDQDTTLPVRPGLSLNTGKYIVTIGFGTPKKDMHIAFDTSSYLTWIQCQPCAGGCYKQKDPIFKPTQSSSYHQLSCGSAECSQLRLRTNCSSSTCLYRSKYPQHSQSIGFLSRDKLTLSSSSIFPNFLFGCGQQNSGSFGKTAGLLGLGRDPISFVSQTATKFGRVFSYCLPSSPSSPGYLTFGADAIKSGIKFTPLLTKSRGPSFYFLNLIGISVGGKALPIPASTFSLPGTIIDSGTVISRLPPSAYHVLRSAFRQEMSKKYKLVTSPYSSLDTCYELGRAEAPGVPPIVMHFKGDVDVNLNYSGIIYQKKKTVGCLAFAANKNNFDFTIIGNRQQLTFDVVYDVAGGRLGFGPGGCR; translated from the exons ATGGGCACTTATACCTACTTCTTTCTGGCCTTTCTCCTCTTCACTCTCCTTTGCAACTTTTCGGTGATCCTTGGAGCCAAGGCAAACAACCACGGTCTTTTGATGGTTCGACCTCAGCCACTCCCAACTGAGGCCTGCTCATCCAAAG AATATAAAGGGCGAGGACTGAAAATAGTAGACAGCTATGGGCCATGCTCGCCGTTTGATGGAGAAAGGGTCACACCCATCCAAATCCTCCAACAAGACGAATATCGAGTCAACTGGCTTCAATCCCAACTCACACACAATTCCTCCCGACTTGATGATCAGGATACCACCCTACCGGTTCGACCCGGTCTCTCACTCAACACCGGAAAGTACATCGTTACCATTGGATTCGGCACTCCAAAGAAGGACATGCACATTGCATTTGACACCAGCAGTTACCTCACGTGGATCCAATGCCAGCCATGCGCTGGCGGCTGCTACAAGCAGAAGGACCCAATCTTCAAACCTACTCAGTCATCTTCCTATCACCAGCTATCCTGTGGCTCGGCCGAGTGCTCCCAACTCAGACTCCGCACTAACTGCTCCTCATCCACCTGCCTCTACAGGAGCAAATATCCCCAACACTCCCAATCCATTGGCTTCCTCTCACGCGACAAGCTGACGCTCTCCTCCTCCAGCATCTTCCCCAACTTCCTGTTTGGTTGCGGCCAGCAGAATTCGGGCTCGTTTGGCAAGACGGCTGGGTTGCTCGGCCTCGGCCGTGACCCCATTTCTTTTGTTTCTCAAACAGCAACCAAATTCGGCCGTGTTTTTTCTTACTGCCTTCCATCCTCGCCGAGCTCGCCTGGCTACCTGACTTTTGGCGCTGACGCCATCAAGTCTGGAATTAAATTCACGCCACTGCTAACGAAATCCAGGGGTCCGTCATTCTACTTCCTCAACCTGATTGGAATAAGCGTTGGAGGAAAGGCACTGCCAATACCGGCATCGACGTTCTCATTACCTGGCACAATTATCGATTCCGGCACCGTCATTAGCCGCCTACCCCCATCAGCCTATCATGTGCTGAGGTCAGCATTCCGGCAAGAGATGTCGAAGAAGTACAAGCTGGTTACTTCTCCATACTCCTCACTCGACACGTGTTATGAGTTGGGAAGGGCCGAAGCTCCAGGGGTTCCTCCGATAGTGATGCATTTTAAAGGGGATGTCGATGTGAATTTGAACTACTCTGGGATTATTTACCAAAAGAAAAAGACTGTAGGGTGCCTGGCATTTGCTGCGAATAAGAACAACTTCGACTTCACGATTATAGGAAATAGGCAGCAGCTGACATTTGATGTGGTTTATGATGTCGCTGGAGGGAGGTTGGGGTTCGGCCCTGGCGGTTGCCGTTGA